In the Pseudomonas sp. ADAK2 genome, one interval contains:
- a CDS encoding ABC transporter substrate-binding protein — MRATLKRSLLGAALTLAVFSSAVPLVQASADQQFFPLATYRVGAYASSGVQVWAGMLDYLNYINEVEGGINGVKLVWQECETEWTAEKGIECYERFKNGLDGAPVAIYSPNGAPAAYALSERAEVDKIPLITLGYGRTEATDGTVFPYNFPVMLTFYSEASSLINYIAQREGGFDKLKGKKIATVYHDSAYGRETLGPLKLLAEKYGFENIQIPVADPGNEQSSQWRQIRQVNPDWVFLRTWGVSTPVAVKTAARFGFPVDHIVGDIWASSSEDVLPAGAAAKGYLALTPYPAGTDFEIHKRLKQYILDKGKSDLKDLKNFGSVYYNSGLVNAAVMVEAIRTAQGKFGKRPLNGEEGRWGLEHLNIDDARLKDMGYFGLMQNLKLSCKDHEGGGSARVQQWDGANWTLISDWIAADRALLRPLIDEKSAAFAKEKGLTPRTCTGDE, encoded by the coding sequence ATGCGTGCAACCTTGAAACGTTCCTTGCTCGGTGCGGCCCTGACGCTGGCGGTGTTCAGCAGTGCAGTGCCGCTGGTCCAGGCCTCGGCGGACCAGCAGTTCTTCCCGTTGGCCACCTACCGGGTCGGTGCCTACGCCTCCAGCGGCGTGCAGGTGTGGGCCGGGATGCTCGACTACCTGAACTACATCAACGAGGTGGAAGGTGGGATCAATGGCGTGAAACTGGTCTGGCAGGAATGCGAGACCGAGTGGACGGCGGAGAAGGGCATCGAGTGCTATGAGCGCTTCAAGAACGGCCTGGATGGCGCCCCGGTGGCGATCTATTCGCCCAACGGCGCCCCGGCGGCTTACGCCCTGAGCGAGCGCGCCGAGGTCGACAAAATCCCGCTGATCACCCTTGGCTACGGTCGTACCGAAGCCACCGACGGCACGGTGTTTCCCTACAACTTTCCGGTGATGCTGACCTTCTACAGCGAGGCATCGAGCCTGATCAACTACATCGCCCAGCGCGAGGGCGGCTTCGACAAACTCAAGGGCAAGAAGATTGCCACGGTCTATCACGACTCGGCTTACGGGCGCGAAACCCTGGGGCCGTTGAAACTGTTGGCCGAGAAATACGGCTTCGAAAATATCCAGATTCCGGTGGCGGATCCGGGCAACGAACAGTCGTCGCAATGGCGGCAGATTCGCCAGGTCAACCCAGATTGGGTGTTCTTGCGCACTTGGGGCGTTTCCACGCCGGTAGCGGTGAAGACCGCAGCACGTTTCGGCTTCCCGGTGGACCATATCGTCGGCGACATCTGGGCCAGCTCCAGCGAAGACGTATTGCCCGCCGGTGCCGCCGCCAAAGGCTATCTGGCGCTGACACCATACCCGGCCGGCACCGACTTCGAGATCCACAAACGCCTCAAGCAGTACATCCTCGACAAGGGCAAAAGCGACCTCAAGGACCTGAAGAATTTCGGCAGCGTCTACTACAACTCCGGGTTGGTGAACGCGGCGGTAATGGTCGAAGCGATCCGCACCGCCCAAGGCAAGTTCGGCAAACGTCCGCTCAACGGCGAGGAAGGCCGCTGGGGCCTGGAACACTTGAATATCGACGATGCGCGGCTCAAGGACATGGGCTACTTCGGGTTGATGCAGAACCTCAAGTTGTCGTGCAAGGATCATGAGGGCGGCGGTTCGGCGCGGGTGCAGCAGTGGGACGGCGCCAACTGGACGCTGATCAGCGACTGGATTGCGGCGGATCGCGCCTTGCTGCGGCCATTGATCGATGAAAAATCCGCGGCGTTCGCCAAGGAAAAAGGCCTGACGCCACGCACCTGCACCGGGGATGAATAA
- a CDS encoding branched-chain amino acid ABC transporter permease, which yields MSISLARETAPSLLVQRRVPFALLGLLLIAFVIVPLTGNDYWLNAILIPFLVLSLAGLGLNLLTGYTGQTSVGAAGFMAVGAFATYGFLLRLPELGLPVALLGGGLISAVVGFVFGLPSSRIKGFYLMVTTLAAQFFLEWLFVKFPWFYNYGSSGTISAPKLALFGHDLNTPVGRYLLTLTTVLLLTWVAVNLVKSQIGRNWMAIRDMDTAAAVIGIPVVRYKHLAFAVSSFYLGIAGALWAFAYLGTASASSFDINRSFQILFIIIIGGMGSIAGNFVGAAFISLLPILLSHAGQAMFGGSVDAGQLQNLQKIIFGVLIILFLIKEPEGLIRLLGNLRERLSHWPLRF from the coding sequence CCTGTTGTTGATCGCTTTCGTCATCGTGCCGCTGACTGGCAACGACTATTGGCTGAACGCGATTCTGATCCCGTTCCTGGTGCTGTCCCTGGCCGGGCTCGGCCTCAATTTACTGACCGGTTATACCGGCCAGACGTCGGTCGGTGCGGCCGGGTTCATGGCGGTTGGCGCCTTTGCCACTTATGGTTTTCTGCTGCGCTTGCCTGAATTGGGTTTGCCGGTGGCGCTGCTCGGCGGCGGATTGATCAGCGCCGTGGTGGGTTTCGTGTTCGGTTTGCCGAGTTCGCGGATCAAGGGTTTTTACCTGATGGTCACCACGCTGGCCGCGCAGTTTTTCCTTGAGTGGCTGTTCGTCAAATTCCCCTGGTTCTACAACTACGGCTCGTCCGGGACCATTTCCGCGCCGAAACTGGCGCTGTTCGGCCATGACCTCAATACCCCCGTCGGCCGCTATTTGCTGACCCTGACCACGGTGCTGCTGTTGACCTGGGTCGCGGTAAACCTGGTGAAAAGCCAGATCGGTCGCAACTGGATGGCGATCCGTGACATGGACACCGCCGCCGCCGTGATCGGCATCCCGGTGGTGCGCTACAAACACCTGGCGTTTGCCGTCAGCTCGTTCTACCTCGGCATCGCCGGGGCGCTGTGGGCCTTTGCTTACCTGGGCACCGCCAGCGCCAGCAGTTTCGATATCAATCGCTCGTTTCAGATCCTGTTCATCATCATTATCGGCGGCATGGGCAGCATCGCCGGCAACTTCGTCGGCGCGGCGTTTATCAGTCTGCTGCCGATCCTGCTCAGCCACGCCGGGCAAGCCATGTTCGGCGGTTCGGTGGACGCCGGGCAACTACAGAACCTGCAAAAAATCATCTTTGGCGTGCTGATCATCCTGTTCCTGATCAAGGAACCGGAAGGCCTGATTCGCCTGCTGGGCAACCTTCGTGAACGGCTGAGCCACTGGCCGCTGCGCTTCTGA